The Stigmatella aurantiaca DW4/3-1 genome contains the following window.
TGGATGTCTTCCCAGGTGACGCAGACCCGGAAAGACGGCGCCAGGCCCAAGGCCGCCAGCACGCGCTGGACGCGTGTCTTGGAGCCACTGGTCACCAGCGCCAGCGGCACCCCCGCGGCAGCGAGGCGCTCGACCAGCGCCTGGGTCCCGGCAATCCCGCTGAAGTTCAACCGGGGCTCTGCCTGCCGGACCTGGTTCAGGAGGTGCTCCCGTGATTCCCCTTCCAGCTCCGCGAACAAAGCCGTCACCGTGTGCTCGGGCGAGCGCCCCAGAACGTAGCGGCGGATGTCTTCCTCGGTCAGGTGCTTGCCGTGACCGCGTGCGATCTCCGTCCACAATGCCGCGACGGCATGGTGGGTATCGATCAGCACGCCATCCATGTCGAACATCACGGCGGAGACGGTGTCTACCGGCATTGGGCCCTTCCCCACGGAGTCCACGGCGTGCACACGGATCCTTGATCAACCCGCGGCGGCCACCGGGGCATCCTGGCGCTCGACAGCCGCCAGCCGCCCCGCGAGCACCGCGTGCTTCATCGCCTCGGCCATGCGGACGGGATCAGGCGCCTGCGCGACGGCCGTATTGACCAGCACGGCGTCGGCCCCCAGCTCCATGGCCTGCGCGACCTGGGCGGGAGAGCCGAGCCCCCCCTCGACAATCACGGGGATCGAGACCGCGTCGAGCACCTGCCGGAGCGACTTCGGGTCGACGAGTCCACGTCCGCTGGCGACGGGCGCGGCCATGATCCGGAGCGCGCAACACCCCATCCGCTCGAGTTCCCGTGCAACTTGGATGTCGGGCAGGATGAAGGGCATGACCGCACAGCCCTCGTTCAACAACTCCTGGGCGGCTTCCACCGTCTGAGCATTGTGCGGCAGGTTGTCCGCGGGCCGGACATCGAGCTTGAACACCTCGATTCCATGGGCGCGGCGAAGGGACCTCACCGTCTTGAGCGCATCCTCCTTGGAGTGGGCGAACGACGTCGTGCCGATCCAATTGAACCGGTCCAGGGGCACCGACTGATCAATATCGGAGAGCAGCAGGCTGGTCCGGGTCTGCTCCAGATCCAGGGTCGTGATGAACACGTCACAGCCGCTGGCCGTGAGCACCTTCGCCACCAGTTCGGCCGACACGTACTGCTCGATCCCCAGGATCAGCCGCGAGCGGAACTTCATCGGACCGACCACGAGCCATGGCTCTGAACCTGACTGCTCACCGTCACGAAGCATGGCTGCACCTTTCAGAGAAGATGAGATGGAAGCGATCAACCCTGGGAGGGTGTTCAACCCCTCTTCCAATGGCCGAGATATTTCTCGTTTTTCGGTCCTATCTGGCAATCCAGCTTAGCGATCTTTCCGGCGGGCCGCTACCCTCCAGCGCTTGGAGTGGTTGGCCGGAGCATGGCGCGCAGGTGCCTTTTCAGCGCGCCCGTTCCTGGGGCCTCTCAGGCCTTGTCAGCAGGCAGGCGGCCATCGGCGATGGCGGCCTTCTTGTAGGCGGGACGCGCGGTGATGCGCGCCACGTAGTCCGTGAAGATCGGTTCCTGGAGACCCGGCGCCTTGAACGAAAGGGCCCAGGCGATCTGAGAGCCCACGTAGACGTCCGCCGCGCTGAACTGCCCGCCAAGGATGTATGGGCCCGGGGTGAGCATCTTCTTGAACGCGCCGAGCGTGTCCTCGTAGCTGCCATAGCCGATGGTGCTCTTGCTGTCGACCTGCGGGCGCTTGAGCATCATGTCGAGCAGGGCAGGCTCGAAACACCCCGCGCCAAAAAAGAGCCAGCGCAGATAGGTGCCGCGGCGCGTGTCGCCTGCCGACGGCGCGAGCCCCGCCTGCGGGAAGGCATCGGCCAGGTAGGTGATGATGGCCGCCGTCTCGGTGACGACGGTGCCGTCATGGACGAGCGCCGGCAACTTGCCCATCGGGTTGACGGCGAGAAATTCCGGTGACTTCTGCTCTCCTTTTTGCAGGTCGATGCGCACGACGCGGAAGGGCGCTCCCACCTCGTGCAGCATCCAGTGGACCATCTGCGCCCGCGACTGAGGGTTGTGATAGAAAACGAGGTCTCCGCTCATGGGGTGCTCCTCTCAGGAAAGGCGCGGAGCATGCCCGGTTTCGCATCGAGCGGAGAAAAATCCTTCAACGGCTACCAGGCAGTGGAGGCAGGCGATGCCCAGCAAGCCCTGCCCTCCATCGAGGGCAGCGAACGTCTGGACCTGCTCGTCACGGACGTGGGCCTGCCCGGGATGCCAAGCGCGTGCGCGCCATGCTGCCCCCGGCGAGCGCCGCGCCCGCCTCCCCGCCCCGGGGCTCGTCGAGCACCGAGCACGCCCCTGGCGCCGCAAGGACGCCCGGGCGCACACGCCCCTTGAAGATGCCCAACGACGCCGCGAAGCCCGCCACGCGCACCTGGGAGTAGCCACTGCCGCTGGTGAACATGAAGTAGAGCTCACAGCGGGAGGAGGAGCAGGAGCCTCCCACATCACAGCCGCCCTCATGCCAGATCCCCGCCGTGGAGAGGGAACCCACCTCGGTCCACGTGCTCCCGCTGTAACCCCAGGCGGTGGCGGTGCATAGGTGGAACTGCGTCAGGCTCACCCCACTGTCGGTGCACGAGGACGCCAACGCCTGCTCCCCGGTGGCGAGGGCCTGGGCGGAGGGCGGCGCCTCCTCCAGGCCAGCGCCGCATCCCGCCAGGAACTGTCCCACGCCCACCAGCACCGCCACAGAGCGCCCCTTGTGTCTCGAAAGCATCACATTGACGCCCAGGCGCATGGGCCCCGGCGCCCCGCCCGGCCCTTCGTGCCGTAAAGAGCAGGTTGAGTTGTGCGTCCGTCGGGTTCGCATCCCCCAGCTTGTTCGCGACGAGCTTGAGCATGTTCAGAAACGGGTTGAAGGAGATTTCGGCCTGGACCCATTATGACGGAGCAGGCCACATGGCCCGACGACCCATCGCGAGGGTGCGGGCCTGGCGCCTGATCGAGGACAGACCGTGGAATTCCGACACCTCTCCGCACCCGCCTGGTCGGCGTTCAAATCCTGGCTGCTCAAGTTGCACGGCGTTCCCATCTCCCACCTCCGGCTCCTGACCGGAGGCTGTCCGGCGGAGGAACTGCCCGCGCTCGCGAAGGAACTCAAGCGCGTGCGGGCCGAATTCAAGAAGCGCCCCAACGAAGTCTCGGCCCCCGCAGATGAGGGCCTCCGGAAGGACTACGCGGCGCTCGGTGTGCCCTGGTCCGCGTGGAGCGAGGTGGCGCGCGAGGTCCAGCGCGACCTGAAGCGCAAGCGGTACGCGCGCTGGACGGGGGCGGATGCGCTCGAGTTCCCGGAGGGGCCTCCCGCCGAGGACCTGGTGACCGTCCTGTTGTTCGGGGGCGTGGAGCAGGCACGACCCCATCTGCTGCGCCGCGCGTCGCTCGCCGCGGGCTCGCTCGAGGCGCTGTGGTGCCGCTGGCTGGCGGGTGAGCCGCTCGAACCCGAGACGCTGCGCTCATTCGCGGGTGCGCCGGAGCGACTCGCCGAGCCCCTCTACACTCCAGGCCTTGAGGAGGTGCTGCCGCTGTTCTTCGTCGAGCCCGACCCCGCACGCGCCGAGCGGGCGCTGGATGTCGCCTCGGCCCAGATGGGCTCGTCCCGGTCGCAGCCGTTGATGGACTTCCTGCGCTCCCTGCTCGGCCTGTGGCGTCAGGACACCTCGGTGGAGGAGGTGAGGGCGCGCTTCGATGCGAGTATAGCGACCGTCCCGCCCTCCGAGGTCGCCCGTCTGATCGCGCCCGCCTATCTGTATGGCCGATACATCCACGCACTCCCCCCGCACGCGCTGCTGGAACTGGCGGGCTCGCGTCTTGAGCGCATCGCCGTGCCTGCCCGGGTCGCCGATGTCCAGCCCGTCATGGCGGCCCTCGCCGCGCTCGAGGAGCTGACGGCCATGGGCCTGGGCCTCCGCGTGGAGCAGCGGTCCGGGAATGTTCTCCTCTCCGCACAGGAGCCGGAGACTGGGGGAGGGGACGAGTTCCTGTAGCGCTGCCGTATGGGATGAGCGTCATCCGGACGGACCCGGCCATGACCCTTCCCGCCTCTCGCGTGCCGTGGGCTGAGATGCTGCTGTTGTCCTCATCGGCATGGGCCGCCTCCTCGGGCGAGGGGATTCCGCCCCAGCAGGTGCGCGGCAGGAGACCAGCATGACTCGACAGGCAACGGCGACGGGAACATGTTCTCCCTCGGGTGGGCTTGCCCCGATTGGGTGGCGCTCCCGCACTTCGTGTGGATCTCGTCCAAGGAATTCACAAGGGCGTCGTGCCAGTCGCAGCCTCGCGGAACCTGTCGACTTGTCGGACAGGTTCGTGCCTGACCCCATCGATAGGGGCGAAGCGGAGGCTCCTGGTGGGCAGCCACACAAAGTGCGAGAGCGCCATCCAATCGGGGCAGGCTCACTCTCCCCCCTCGAAAGGAACATCGCAATGTCGAAGGTTGTCGCAATCATGTCCATGTCGCTCGACGGCTACGTCGCCGACCTCAACGATGGCGTGGCCGAAGTATTCGATTGGTACTTCACCTCGGGAGACGTCGAATTCCACACCGGAGGGTCGGACCCCATGACGTTCAAGGTGTCCGGGCCGAGCGCCGAGCACCTTCGCGATCTCACATCCGGACTTGGTGCCATGCTCACCGGTCGACGCACTTTTGACGTCGCCCAAGGCTGGGGCGGAAATCACGCTTGGGGACCAGCATTCGTCCTGACCCACCACATCCCCGCCGGATGGCCGCGACCCCACTCGACTGTCCACTTCGTGACCGACGGCATCGAAAGCGCCGTGAACCAAGCCAAAGCCGCCGCCGCCGGGAAGTCCGTTGGGGTCCACGGCGCTGACACCATCCAGCAGTGCCTCAATGCTGGCCTCCTCGACGAAATCCACGTCGACATCGCGGCGGTTCTTCTTGGCTCCGGAGTTCGACTCTTTGACCACCTCGCCGGCACGCCAGCTGTCCTTGGCAACCCGAGGGTGATCCCGGGCGTCGGCGTTACACACCTGCGCTACCCAGTACGCAAAGCGTAGTCCGACCCCTCATCCGCCAGGCGATGCGGCGCCGTGGAAGCGAACGCCCACCGCGTTGCAGTCGCGCTGGCCTGGGTTCAAAGTCGTCCGGGCATGACGCCGACGGATCAGGGGCGCGGCTTCACAGGAGGGGGCGCATCCGCTACCATTCCCTCACCATTGCCTCAGGAAATTGATGTCACACCAGTGGACGTTGCCCGGTCCTTCCTCGTCGTATCTCGTCGTCTGGTGGTACGACGCGGCGGCCAAGGACACCAGCCGCCGTGTCTCCCCCTCATTCGTGCGCGGCGCGCTCGATGGGTGGCTCCGCTCGCGCAGGCAGAGCCTCAGGGAGATCTACGTCGCGTTGGAGGGCGGCCGATCCACGAACCTCTCCGCGGCGGGAAGAGACATCCGAGACGAGCAACTCAAGAAAAGCATTGGTGAGGCATTCCTCGCGGGCAAGCTGGTGGCCCTCTCGCTCGACAGCTCAGCGATCTCCAGCAAGGCCTCGACCCAAAGAGGGAACCCAGTCCTAGGTGGCGTACCTTCGGACAAGCCGTCGGAAGGAGAAGCTCGGCTCGTGAGCCAACTGCCCGCCGAGGGCGAGTATGTCGGCGAGATTGGGATCGTCTCCTGGGACGGGACATCGGAACTCCGGTTGCGTTCCAGCCCGAAGACGGGGAACAACGTCATCGGAAACCTGGCCTTCAACACGCATGTTCAGGTGATTAAGCGCCTTTCCGGAGGATGGTTGTACGTCAGTACGCGTGACGGCCTCATGGGCTATGTGGCCACCGAGTACATCTGGTGTGCCCCCGTGCACCCACTCCCAGAGCCCAACGTGCTGCTTCAGCGGGTCGCCCCCGGCAGGCCGGGCTACGCCATCTCCATCGCCAAACAA
Protein-coding sequences here:
- a CDS encoding HisA/HisF-related TIM barrel protein, which codes for MLRDGEQSGSEPWLVVGPMKFRSRLILGIEQYVSAELVAKVLTASGCDVFITTLDLEQTRTSLLLSDIDQSVPLDRFNWIGTTSFAHSKEDALKTVRSLRRAHGIEVFKLDVRPADNLPHNAQTVEAAQELLNEGCAVMPFILPDIQVARELERMGCCALRIMAAPVASGRGLVDPKSLRQVLDAVSIPVIVEGGLGSPAQVAQAMELGADAVLVNTAVAQAPDPVRMAEAMKHAVLAGRLAAVERQDAPVAAAG
- a CDS encoding glutathione S-transferase family protein, producing MSGDLVFYHNPQSRAQMVHWMLHEVGAPFRVVRIDLQKGEQKSPEFLAVNPMGKLPALVHDGTVVTETAAIITYLADAFPQAGLAPSAGDTRRGTYLRWLFFGAGCFEPALLDMMLKRPQVDSKSTIGYGSYEDTLGAFKKMLTPGPYILGGQFSAADVYVGSQIAWALSFKAPGLQEPIFTDYVARITARPAYKKAAIADGRLPADKA
- a CDS encoding HAD family hydrolase, whose amino-acid sequence is MPVDTVSAVMFDMDGVLIDTHHAVAALWTEIARGHGKHLTEEDIRRYVLGRSPEHTVTALFAELEGESREHLLNQVRQAEPRLNFSGIAGTQALVERLAAAGVPLALVTSGSKTRVQRVLAALGLAPSFRVCVTWEDIQNGKPAPDCYLLGAKRLGIPADRCLVVEDAPSGIAAGNAAGAVCLGLTTGDGADLRERGARYVVQDLADVECRAKPGGLELVFQGNVLITIGKED
- a CDS encoding dihydrofolate reductase family protein, giving the protein MSKVVAIMSMSLDGYVADLNDGVAEVFDWYFTSGDVEFHTGGSDPMTFKVSGPSAEHLRDLTSGLGAMLTGRRTFDVAQGWGGNHAWGPAFVLTHHIPAGWPRPHSTVHFVTDGIESAVNQAKAAAAGKSVGVHGADTIQQCLNAGLLDEIHVDIAAVLLGSGVRLFDHLAGTPAVLGNPRVIPGVGVTHLRYPVRKA